A single Vigna radiata var. radiata cultivar VC1973A chromosome 8, Vradiata_ver6, whole genome shotgun sequence DNA region contains:
- the LOC106772260 gene encoding pyruvate kinase 1, cytosolic has protein sequence MQSSPLILEEPIRMASILEPSKPSFFPAMTKIVGTLGPKSRSVDVISQCLEAGMSVARFDFSWGDPEYHQETLENLRTAIKSTRKLCAVMLDTVGPELQVVNKTEHPISLQADTSVVLTPDQNKEAASNLLPLNFNGLSKAVKKGDTIFIGQYLFTGSETTSVWLEVSEVNGDDVTCVIKNSATLAGSLYTLHVSQIRIDLPTLTNKDKEVISTWGVQNNIDFLSLSFTRHAEDVRHAREFLSKLGDLKQTQIFAKIENIEGLTHFDEILREADGIILSRGNLGIDLPPEKVFLFQKAAIYKCNMAGKPAVVTRVVDTMTDNLRPTRAEATDVANAVLDGSDAIVLGAETLRGLYPVETISTVGKICAEAEKVYNQDIYFKKAVKFVGEPMTHLESITSSAVRAAIKVKASVIICFTSSGRAARLIAKYRPTMPVISVVIPQLKTNQLRWTFTGAFEARQSLIVRGLFPMLADPRHPAESKSGTNESILKVALDHGKAFGIIKPHDRVVVCQKVGDSSVVKIIELDD, from the exons ATGCAGTCCAGTCCGTTGATCCTCGAGGAACCCATCCGAATGGCTTCGATCCTCGAGCCATCCAAGCCT AGTTTCTTTCCAGCTATGACAAAGATTGTTGGCACACTTGGCCCAAAGTCACGATCAGTTGACGTGATTTCCCAATGTCTTGAGGCAGGaatgtctg TGGCAAGGTTTGATTTTTCATGGGGTGATCCAGAATACCACCAAGAGACGTTGGAAAATCTAAGGACTGCTATCAAAAGCACTAGAAAACTTTGTGCG GTTATGCTAGATACTGTGGGTCCAGAACTACAAGTTGTCAACAAAACTGAGCACCCAATTTCCCTTCAGGCTGACACATCGGTTGTCTTAACTCCTGATCAGAACAAAGAAGCTGCTTCAAATCTTTTGCCTTTAAATTTTAATGGGCTTTCAAAG GCTGTGAAGAAGGGTGATACTATTTTTATTGGTCAATACCTGTTTACTGGAAGTGAAACAACCTCAGTGTGGCTTGAG GTCAGCGAAGTGAATGGTGATGATGTCACATGTGTCATAAAAAATTCTGCTACTCTTGCTGGGTCACTGTATACCTTACACGTCTCACAAATTCGTATTGATCTTCCCACTCTAACCAATAAGGATAAGGAG GTAATAAGCACTTGGGGTGTTCAAAACAATATAGACTTCCTCTCATTATCATTCACCAGGCACGCTGAAGATGTTCGCCAT GCCCGTGAGTTTCTCTCTAAATTAGGTGAcctcaaacaaacacaaatcttTGCAAAGATTGAAAATATAGAG GGATTGACTCATTTTGATGAGATATTGCGAGAAGCTGATGGTATCATCCTCTCACGTGGAAATTTGGGGATAGATCTTCCACCTGAGAAG GTGTTTTTATTCCAAAAGGCGGCTATTTACAAATGTAACATGGCTGGAAAACCGGCTGTTGTCACACGTGTTGTGGACACTATGACTGACAACCTAAGACCTACTCGCGCTGAAGCAACTGATGTTGCCAATGCAGTCTTAGATg GCAGTGATGCAATTGTTCTAGGGGCAGAGACTTTGCGGGGATTATATCCTGTGGAGACTATTTCCACTGTTGGAAAAATTTGTGCCGAG GCAGAGAAAGTTTATAATCAAGATATTTATTTCAAGAAGGCTGTCAAATTTGTGGGTGAGCCAATGACTCATTTGGAATCAATAACTTCCTCTGCG GTTCGGGCAGCCATCAAGGTTAAGGCTTCTGTTattatatgctttacttcatccGGAAGGGCTGCAAg GCTGATTGCCAAGTACCGTCCAACCATGCCTGTGATATCTGTTGTCATTCCTCAACTAAAAACAAATCAACTTAGATGGACTTTCACTGGAGCTTTTGAG GCAAGACAGTCACTTATTGTGAGAGGTCTTTTCCCTATGCTGGCAGATCCACGACACCCA GCCGAGTCTAAAAGTGGAACAAATGAATCAATTTTGAAGGTTGCTTTAGACCATGGCAAGGCTTTTGGTATCATAAAGCCACATGACCGAGTTGTTGTTTGCCAGAAAGTTGGCGACTCCTCAGTTGTGAAGATTATTGAGCTTGACGATTAA